In the genome of Hydrogenispora ethanolica, the window GAACCAAAGCACCGAACGTCCGGATAAAGTCGCCGGATATCTGCTCGAAGGAAGGGTGGCCGTATTCATCGACAATTGTCCCCGGGCGATCGTCCTGCCGGTATCCCTCAACGATCTGTACCAATCGCCCGACGATTATTATTTCAATTTCTGGTCCGGCAGCATGATCCGGATCGTCCGTTTCGTGGGCAGCCTGATCGCCGTGGCCTTGTCCGGCCTCTATATCGCCCTGGTCGGAGCCAGCCCCCAGCTCTTGCCGATCACCCTGGGCCTGGAGATCGCCGGACTCCGGGTCGGCATGCCGCTGCCGCTGCCGATGGAGGTGATCCTCACCGAATTGATGGTGGAGCTATTTCGGGAGGCTGGGCTCCGCCTCCCCGGCGGCATCAATGTCTCCATGGGCGTCTCCACCGGGATCCTGCTCGGCCTGGCGCTGGTCATGACCGGCTATATCTCCACCCCGACCATCATCGTGGTTGGCCTGACCGCCATTGCTTCCTTCTCGACCCCTAACTTTTCGGTCGGCTTCACCTGGCGGGTGCTGAAATACTTTCTGATCCTGGCCGCCACTTTCCTGGGGTACTATGGCTTCATCCTGGGCGCGGTGTTGATCCTGGCCCATGTCGCCAGCCTGACCTCTTTCGGTTCGGCCTACGCCTCCCCCTGGGGTCCTTTCCAGCTTTCCGGGGTCCCGGATTCGCTGATCCGGTTCCCGCACCGTTTGCGCAAGAAACGCCCGTCCGTTGCCAAACCGCTGCAACAGACGCGGCAACAGAATTCCGGCGAGGAGTAACTGTTACGGCGATGAATCATCCGTTGACCAGTAAATTGTATCTGCCGCTGATCCTCATGTCCATTCTGGGTTTCGGGATAATGTTCCACCCTTTTACCTTGAATAAAAACATCGGGGTCAATGCTTATCTCACCATTGTCTTCGGCTTCCTCCTTGCGGTCCTGGGGCTTTTGGCCATCCGTGCGCTGCTGGGGAAGTATCCGGGGGAATCGTTGATCGACTGGGGCAACCGGCTGCTGGGCCGGGCCGGCTGGCTGGGGTCCGGTCTGGTGCTGGCCATCGTCCTGGTCTTTACCGTGCTCGCGGTCCGCCGGCTCACCGAACCCATCGGCACGTCGATCCTTTTTCTGACCCCGGAATGGGCCAATATCCTCAGTTGCGTTCTGGTCATCACCTATATCGCCCAGCTCGGCGAGGAAGCCCTCGGCCGCCTCTGCTCCATCTGTTGCGGCCTAATCCCGGTCTTCGGCCTCAATCTGCTCCTGGGGTTTGGCAGCGTGACCTTAGCCCAGGTCCATCCGGCCTATATCATCCGGGATCTCCGCTACCTGAACTACTGGTGGGCCGGGCTGCCCGGCTTCGTACCGGTGCTGCTGATCGCGTCCTTGATCCGGACCCGGGATTTCCGGGACCGTTTCCGGTATGTCCTGCCCACTGTGGGCCTTGGCGCGCTCATTCTCGGGATCACCGCCTTTGAGATCGTCGGCGTCTTCGGCGCCGGGGGGATCCAGCGCTATCCCAGACCGGTCATGGCTTTTATGGGAACCATCCGCCTGGCCCAGGAGTATTTTTTCCAAAATTTCGTGTTGACCACGCATCTTTTCGTGTTTACCGCCCAATCGCTGGTTATCGCCACGGTCCTGCTGCGGGTGCTGGCCAACGGGATCATCGCGCTGTGCCGCATTCCCCGGAAACGCAGCCGTTGGGTGATTCCGGCGCTGGCGGCAGTGGTCTATCTGTTGACCCTGTTTTCAGACCTGATCGTCTATGCGCGGTACAACAACCCGCTGATCATCTCCGGCAGCTTCTTCATCCTGGCCTACCTCGGGATCCTGTGGTTATTATCCCGGCTCAGGAGGGACGGCCGGCCATGAGCGTCATCAAATTGGCCCGCGCGGGCCTCTTCGCATTGCTATTGTCCCTAACCGGCGCCGGCTGCTGGGATATATCGCCCATCGAGGACCGGGCCCTGGCGCTGATGCTCGGCCTCGACCGGGTGGGAGACGGATACCGGGTCAGCATCCAGGTGCCGACCATCTCCAATTTCATTCAAACCAATAACGGCGGCGTCCAACGCGACCAACACGCCTTCCAGGCTTTCGTGGAGCAAGGCGCCTCGCTGGCGGGGATCTTTCAACGGCTGGAGGATGAGAATTACCGGATCCTGATCGCCGGATCGGTAAAAGTGATCATCGTCTCGCGCTCGCTGGCCGAACAAGGACTCTCGCGACTGCTTGCCAGCTTCCTGCGGCAGCCAATGATCTCCCCCCAGACACTGTTGCTGTTGGCCATCCAAAGCCCGGAGGAGGTTCTCCGCTGGCAGCCCGGCTTCAAAATGCAACCGGCCCTCATCATCGGGAAGCAACTCCGCGCACCCTTGAAGCGATCCTTCTCCTACCCCATGGAGCTTTGGGAATTCGTCGCCAGGGTGGACAACCGGGCGCCCGACCCGTATCTGCCGCTGATCCGGATCAATCGGGCCAACGGGAGTTATTTGCTGGAAGGCCTGGCGCTCTTCCGCGACGACAAGCTGGTCGGGTTCCTCAGCCCCGAGGAGGCCTACCTCTTTGGCATCTTGAGCGGCAAAGCCCGGAAAGCCATCATCCAGTTCGCCGCCGGGCAGGACTCCGTTACGCTTCACAACGTCTACCACCGGACTCGCCTCGACGTGGTCAGGTCCAACCACCGCAACATCCTGCGGATGCGGATCGCGGTCAAAGGGAGCATCCTCGATCTCCCTCCCTCTATGGAGACCGACCGGCCGGAAAACCTGGAGTATCTGAAGGAAGAGGCGCAACGCCAATTGACCGCCCGCATCGGCGGCCTCATCAAAAAGTTCCAGACCCTCGGCGTCGACCCGGTCGGTTTCGGCAATCAGCTGATCATCGCCGGCGTTCCGGAATGGCGGGAGACCTTCCGCCAGATCCCCTTCCGGATCCAGACCACCATCGACTACCGCTATACGCCGCCCGCCCGTTGAGGCGGGAACGGCCGCCTTCCGCCGGGACCCGTCCGCCGTTCCGGCATTGGGGACGCTTATTTTCTACGTTCTCCTCGCCTCCGGAGCCTCAACCTATGGTACAATAAATGCGATGTCAAAAATTACTGCGAGGATGGATGAACCATGTTTCCTGCCTGGGTGTATTATGCGCTGGGGTCGGCTTTTTTCGCCGGACTGACGGCCTTGTTCGGCAAGATCGGGGTAAGCGGAATCAACTCCAACTTGGCCACTTTTTTGCGGACCATCGTGGTGCTGCTCTTTTCCGGCGGCATTGTGCTGGCGACCGGGGGCTGGCAGAATCCGGCCCGGTTGCCCCAGAAGACGCTGGGGTTTCTGATTCTGTCGGCGCTGGCCACCGGAGCGTCCTGGCTCTGTTATTACCGCGCCCTGCAACTGGGGCCGGCCTCGAAAGTAGCGCCCATCGACAAGCTGGGAGTGGT includes:
- a CDS encoding EamA family transporter, whose product is MFPAWVYYALGSAFFAGLTALFGKIGVSGINSNLATFLRTIVVLLFSGGIVLATGGWQNPARLPQKTLGFLILSALATGASWLCYYRALQLGPASKVAPIDKLGVVFAMVLAFVFLGEKADLKTVGGGLLIAAGALVIALK
- a CDS encoding spore germination protein, with the protein product MNKDPSPDALINFISGLGYKPIDLEVRSVVAADHSLTHLVFRKGLADPAILTDTLSQAPKLSRQSFAPFGEVLVYEEASRLTEAMNQGATIVFLEDHQPFAVLTPAWVKRPPGEPLIERSIRGSYHAFTEDIFDNLAVVRKVLPDANLVAEELAIGQRTRTKTALAYLQDVANPDLVQEVRLRLARLRIDAVLDCGVVEELIQDYPWTPFPLNQSTERPDKVAGYLLEGRVAVFIDNCPRAIVLPVSLNDLYQSPDDYYFNFWSGSMIRIVRFVGSLIAVALSGLYIALVGASPQLLPITLGLEIAGLRVGMPLPLPMEVILTELMVELFREAGLRLPGGINVSMGVSTGILLGLALVMTGYISTPTIIVVGLTAIASFSTPNFSVGFTWRVLKYFLILAATFLGYYGFILGAVLILAHVASLTSFGSAYASPWGPFQLSGVPDSLIRFPHRLRKKRPSVAKPLQQTRQQNSGEE
- a CDS encoding Ger(x)C family spore germination protein, yielding MSVIKLARAGLFALLLSLTGAGCWDISPIEDRALALMLGLDRVGDGYRVSIQVPTISNFIQTNNGGVQRDQHAFQAFVEQGASLAGIFQRLEDENYRILIAGSVKVIIVSRSLAEQGLSRLLASFLRQPMISPQTLLLLAIQSPEEVLRWQPGFKMQPALIIGKQLRAPLKRSFSYPMELWEFVARVDNRAPDPYLPLIRINRANGSYLLEGLALFRDDKLVGFLSPEEAYLFGILSGKARKAIIQFAAGQDSVTLHNVYHRTRLDVVRSNHRNILRMRIAVKGSILDLPPSMETDRPENLEYLKEEAQRQLTARIGGLIKKFQTLGVDPVGFGNQLIIAGVPEWRETFRQIPFRIQTTIDYRYTPPAR
- a CDS encoding GerAB/ArcD/ProY family transporter, with protein sequence MNHPLTSKLYLPLILMSILGFGIMFHPFTLNKNIGVNAYLTIVFGFLLAVLGLLAIRALLGKYPGESLIDWGNRLLGRAGWLGSGLVLAIVLVFTVLAVRRLTEPIGTSILFLTPEWANILSCVLVITYIAQLGEEALGRLCSICCGLIPVFGLNLLLGFGSVTLAQVHPAYIIRDLRYLNYWWAGLPGFVPVLLIASLIRTRDFRDRFRYVLPTVGLGALILGITAFEIVGVFGAGGIQRYPRPVMAFMGTIRLAQEYFFQNFVLTTHLFVFTAQSLVIATVLLRVLANGIIALCRIPRKRSRWVIPALAAVVYLLTLFSDLIVYARYNNPLIISGSFFILAYLGILWLLSRLRRDGRP